Below is a window of Actinomycetes bacterium DNA.
CGAGCAGGCGGGCGACCTCGGTGGCCAGGCCGGCGACCGGCTCGTCGTGGCGGCCGCCCCGGTCGAGGGCAGTCGTCTGGGTCACGCTCAGTCATCGACCACGGGAGCGCCGGCCTGAAGCAGCCTGGCAGCCGGGGCACCAGAACAGGTTGCGGCCCGCGAGCACCGTGCGGGCCACCGGTGCGCCGCACACGCGGCACGGCAGGCCGGTACGTCGGTAGACGTAGTGGGCGTCCTCTG
It encodes the following:
- a CDS encoding zinc finger domain-containing protein encodes the protein EDAHYVYRRTGLPCRVCGAPVARTVLAGRNLFWCPGCQAASGRRSRGR